The following proteins come from a genomic window of Verrucomicrobium sp.:
- a CDS encoding flagellar biosynthesis protein FlhA — MNSNLLTRFLQRGDVIFSIALLGIVVILVLPLPPVLIDVFLTLSITLSVIIILTVAFLKDPTEFFVFPTILLFTTLFRLGLNVATTRSILINGEAGKLISAFGDFGVQGNPIVGLIVFIILTAINFMVITKGAGRVAEVSARFTLDAMPGKQMAIDADLNAGIISEKDARERRSAIQKEASFYGAMDGASKFVSGDAIAGIFITLVNLIGGFAVGMLQMNLSASDSIHKFSLLSIGDGLVTQIPALITSTAAGILVTRSSSNSALGGDVSRQLFNSSMVLRITAMALIFFAFIPGFPSGAMGGVAGALLLISFFFLPRNKAEANKLQEEMKAREVKEKEAAAAKDQRPEVLLKLDPLALEIGLDLLPLVQGQMKSMLDRIGLLRRNISQELGIIIPSISVRDNSALPSHSYAVLVRGHEVAGGELFIGQYLAMGVGTPQRPLRGKVTTEPAFGLPATWIAEGDRREAERLGHAVIDPLSVLITHVGETLRRSAAEIFTRQDTQNLLDAMKETHAAVLSEMKTLQINVGTVHRVLQSLLREGLSIRELGVILEKLCDQVAFTKNPDELSEACRRVLAMEISRHCEIEKNKILCVTMHPELEQHVAKGIRQSQQEINLVLDPGLARYLHDHIQRGVAEMGKRGKTPLMLTSPTVRLGLKRFYADSFPLLRVVAYNEIPAKYEIEPVYNIPPQNMVAA, encoded by the coding sequence ATGAATTCCAACCTTCTCACCCGGTTCCTGCAGCGCGGCGACGTGATCTTCAGCATCGCCCTGCTCGGCATCGTCGTCATCCTGGTGCTGCCGCTGCCGCCGGTCCTCATCGACGTCTTCCTGACCCTGAGCATCACCCTCTCGGTCATCATCATCCTTACCGTTGCCTTCCTTAAGGACCCCACGGAGTTCTTCGTCTTTCCCACGATCCTGCTCTTCACCACCCTCTTTCGGCTGGGGTTGAACGTGGCCACCACCCGCTCCATCCTTATCAACGGGGAGGCGGGCAAGCTCATCTCCGCCTTCGGCGACTTTGGCGTGCAGGGAAACCCGATCGTAGGGCTCATCGTCTTCATCATTTTGACGGCGATCAACTTCATGGTCATCACCAAGGGCGCGGGCCGCGTGGCGGAAGTCTCCGCACGCTTCACCTTGGACGCCATGCCGGGCAAGCAGATGGCCATCGATGCCGACCTTAACGCGGGCATCATCTCGGAGAAGGACGCCCGGGAACGCCGCTCGGCCATTCAGAAGGAGGCCAGCTTCTACGGCGCGATGGACGGCGCCAGCAAGTTCGTCAGCGGCGACGCCATCGCGGGCATCTTCATCACCCTGGTGAACCTCATCGGCGGCTTCGCCGTGGGCATGCTGCAGATGAACCTCAGCGCCTCGGACTCCATCCACAAGTTCTCCCTCCTCTCCATCGGCGACGGCCTGGTGACGCAGATCCCCGCCCTCATCACCTCCACTGCCGCCGGTATCCTGGTCACCCGCTCCAGCTCCAACTCGGCGCTCGGCGGGGACGTCTCCCGGCAGCTCTTCAACAGCTCCATGGTGCTGCGCATCACCGCGATGGCCCTCATCTTCTTCGCCTTCATCCCCGGCTTCCCCTCCGGGGCCATGGGCGGCGTGGCGGGCGCCCTCCTCCTCATCTCCTTCTTCTTCCTTCCCCGGAACAAGGCGGAGGCGAACAAGCTTCAGGAAGAGATGAAAGCCCGCGAGGTCAAGGAAAAGGAAGCCGCCGCTGCCAAGGACCAGCGGCCGGAAGTCCTCCTCAAGCTCGATCCCCTGGCGCTGGAGATCGGCCTGGACCTCCTGCCTTTGGTGCAGGGGCAAATGAAGAGCATGCTCGACCGCATCGGCCTCCTGCGCCGGAACATTTCCCAGGAACTGGGCATCATCATCCCTTCCATCTCCGTGCGGGACAATTCCGCCCTGCCTTCCCACAGCTACGCCGTCCTGGTCCGCGGGCACGAGGTGGCGGGAGGCGAGCTTTTCATCGGCCAATACCTGGCCATGGGCGTGGGCACCCCGCAGCGGCCCCTGCGCGGCAAGGTGACCACGGAACCGGCCTTCGGCCTGCCGGCCACCTGGATCGCGGAGGGCGACCGCCGGGAGGCCGAGCGCCTGGGCCACGCCGTCATCGATCCTCTCTCCGTCCTCATCACCCACGTCGGCGAGACCCTGCGCCGTTCCGCCGCGGAAATCTTCACCCGCCAGGACACCCAGAACCTCCTGGACGCCATGAAGGAGACCCACGCCGCCGTTTTGTCCGAAATGAAGACCCTGCAGATCAACGTCGGCACGGTGCACCGCGTCCTGCAAAGCCTCCTGCGGGAGGGCCTCTCGATCCGGGAGCTGGGCGTCATCCTGGAAAAGCTGTGCGACCAGGTGGCCTTCACGAAGAACCCGGACGAGCTGAGCGAGGCCTGCCGCCGCGTCCTGGCCATGGAAATCAGCCGCCATTGCGAAATCGAAAAGAACAAGATCCTCTGCGTCACCATGCACCCGGAGCTGGAGCAGCACGTCGCCAAGGGCATCCGCCAAAGCCAGCAGGAGATCAACCTGGTCCTCGACCCCGGCCTGGCCCGCTACCTGCACGACCACATCCAGCGCGGCGTGGCGGAAATGGGCAAGCGGGGGAAAACCCCCCTCATGCTGACCTCCCCCACCGTCCGCCTGGGGCTCAAGCGCTTCTACGCGGACAGCTTTCCTCTCCTGCGCGTGGTGGCTTATAATGAAATTCCGGCCAAATACGAGATCGAGCCTGTTTACAATATCCCGCCGCAGAATATGGTGGCGGCATAG
- a CDS encoding EscU/YscU/HrcU family type III secretion system export apparatus switch protein yields MPQDDLKNLPASAKKRAKLRESGMVVRSHDLATTVIVATGLFSLMYFGSQIGIGLADFMRECFTELGKPAGHTSATTPLYPMLSNHLLLVLILFMGGMALVAVLANMVQSGPLWIADKLLEQGRGRLNPLKGIKNLFSLRKLVATSQSVIKLLLIASFAYAAVRELSEAPVFSRPVSVQELGAFFLQACWAVGWRVILALLILGVIDYLYQRWQYEKDNRMSFQDVKDEVKQSEGSPEIRARRRGIMRRMRSLRRQLEDMADATIVVNNPTHYSVALRYVRGLTPTPIVVAKGTRRNALRIRERAADLGIPMLENVPLAQGLYKHGEVGEPIPPLYYQAVAQVLADLFRRGYRPTSGEGQGSPN; encoded by the coding sequence CCGGCCTCCGCCAAAAAGCGCGCCAAGCTCCGCGAAAGCGGCATGGTCGTGCGCAGCCATGATCTGGCCACCACGGTCATCGTGGCCACCGGCCTGTTCTCCCTCATGTATTTCGGCTCCCAGATCGGGATCGGGCTGGCTGACTTCATGCGGGAGTGTTTCACGGAGCTGGGGAAGCCGGCCGGGCACACCTCCGCCACCACGCCCCTTTATCCGATGCTGAGCAATCACCTGCTCCTGGTTCTCATCTTGTTCATGGGGGGCATGGCCCTGGTGGCCGTGCTGGCCAACATGGTCCAGAGCGGCCCCCTGTGGATCGCCGACAAGCTGTTGGAGCAGGGCCGCGGCCGCCTCAACCCCCTCAAGGGGATCAAAAATCTCTTTTCCCTCCGCAAGCTCGTCGCCACCTCCCAGTCCGTTATCAAGCTCCTGCTCATCGCCTCCTTCGCCTACGCGGCGGTGCGGGAGCTGTCGGAAGCGCCGGTCTTCAGCCGCCCCGTCTCCGTGCAGGAGTTGGGGGCCTTTTTCCTGCAGGCCTGCTGGGCCGTCGGCTGGCGGGTCATTCTGGCCCTGCTTATCCTGGGAGTGATCGACTATCTCTACCAGAGGTGGCAGTATGAAAAGGACAACCGCATGAGCTTCCAGGACGTAAAGGACGAGGTGAAGCAGTCCGAGGGCTCCCCGGAAATCCGGGCGCGCCGCCGCGGCATCATGCGCCGGATGCGCTCCCTCCGCCGCCAGCTGGAAGACATGGCGGACGCCACCATCGTCGTCAACAACCCGACCCACTACTCCGTGGCCCTCCGCTACGTCCGCGGCCTCACGCCCACGCCTATCGTCGTCGCCAAGGGGACGCGCCGCAACGCCCTCCGCATCCGGGAACGCGCCGCCGATTTGGGCATCCCCATGCTGGAGAACGTCCCCCTGGCGCAGGGCCTCTACAAGCACGGGGAAGTCGGGGAGCCGATCCCGCCTCTTTATTACCAAGCCGTGGCCCAGGTTCTGGCCGACCTCTTCCGCCGCGGCTACCGCCCCACATCCGGGGAAGGGCAGGGGAGCCCCAACTGA